Within Oreochromis niloticus isolate F11D_XX linkage group LG2, O_niloticus_UMD_NMBU, whole genome shotgun sequence, the genomic segment AGTTAATAAAGGTGATCTATGGTACACAGCTTAACCATATTAGTAGGGATTAAGTCAAAGTATTTTGGAAATTTACAGGCAGTTTTATAATGTTTTAGTCACTATATCATCTCTCGTGTTCACTTTGTGTGAGTTACAGAAACCCACCATAAAGAAAACTGTGCTGTTGGTGTTGTTTCAGTTGTTTAGACCGGAAAGATGGTTGATATTATTTCCACTGTGGTAGTACAGCAAAGCACCAACATGACGAACAGCCAATCGGATTGTTCTGAAATTGTTCCCTCCCATTTGATGTGATTATATTAAGATACCCCTTGCTATAGTATGCTTAAATGGAAATGAACTAGAAGTGGATTAATCAGAAAATGCTGATCATATTTTGCATACTATTGAGCTTCAATGTTTGTCGTAAGTTTAgagtcagctttttttttttccaatttaacTCCAGAAATTTATTGTTAACTCATCTGCTTCATTTTATCTTCAGGGTGCACAGATGATCTGTTCTTTGGAACAAAGACTATGGGTGCTGGAGAAAATGTGACTCTGACATGTGCGCGCCCAGCATCTGATTATGATGCTACCTTGTATTGGATCAGGATTGTTTCTGGAAGCTGGCCTGAATTCTTGGGAGGAACATTTGCCTTTGATTATGTTGGTGTTAACAAGACTCCTCACATTACGACAAAACAAGAACCTGGAACATTTATTCTGGAAATAACTGAAGTTAATCAAAGTGATACTGGTCTTTACTACTGCATAAAAGTTAAACTGCTTGCTATGACATTtttaaagggaacatttctgAGAATTAAAGGTGAATTGAATTaccttgggggggggggtttcaacgtgaattttagtttttctttttttgttagttAAAAAGTGGGTAGAATGTGttaattatttcttcttttatattttCCAGGACTAGAACCAACTATCAATGATACCATTCAAGTGTTTCCATCTGATTATGTCCATCCAGGAGACCCAGTGACTCTGCAGTGTTCAGTTCTCTCTAACCCAGAGAACAAAACATGTCCTCAAAATCACAGTGTGTTTTGGTTCAGTGTTAGATCTGATAAATCTCATCCTAATGTAATTTATACAAATGAAAACAGTGATAAATGTGAGAAGATTCAAGAGGCTTCCTTCACACAGAAATGTGTCTACAGCTTCTCCAAGAATGTCAGCTCTGATGATGCCGGGTCgtactactgtgctgtggcCACATGTGGACAGATCATTTTTGGTAATGGAATAAGACTGGACGTTACAGGTAAATTTTagaattttattattaattattttgaatAGATTATTATGCACTGATATCAGCTTTTAATGTTACTGAAATTCATATTCCACGGTACATGTATTTTTCTAGCAGTCACCACATGGAATTTGCAGAAGGCCAATACAGCCATCTTTCTGTTATGTGCTGGTTTGGTTACAAGTCTGGTTGTTATCGCCTTCCTCATTTATACCatcaaggagaaaaaatgtaattgttgcaAAGGTAATACAACTTTCCCCTTTCATCAGTCTGATCTAAAAGTATTTAGCAAAAACTAATGTCATATGTTTCATATTATTGGTTTGTTTCAGCTAAAATTTCTGTGTTTCAAACAGATGTTGGAACAGTCAGTGGTGAGGAGCAGAGTCAGCAGGTAGGGTGTATGTCAGAAAAGTAATGGGGAAATTTATAGGTAAATACTTCTATACATTTATAGTCAAGACATTTAGTGTTGATATATCTTCAATTTTTCTACAGACAGTTGAAGATTCAGTGGTTTATTCATCAACAACTTTCACCTGGAGAAAAACTGACAAAGTGGAGCAAAGGAGTTCCAGGAAAGCAGAGGAAAAGACAGTCTACACTGGTGTGAGAGATTTGTAGCAGATCAAAAATTCACCTGTGGAAAATGCTAATCACTAAAACCTGAGCTTTTCTGAAAATATGTGGGAAAATGTAGCACCATAAACACCACAGGGCCTCTGTTTCACTTCTAAAAATGCTAATGTAATATTTGAACAATATATTAAAACAATATATTGTGTAAtatgcagtttttgccttgtatTTAGTATTGtgattttaatttcattttaatctCAGAAAACTCTGAAAAGTTAGGCagtcattttaataataaaataaataataataaaactatgCTCCTTCTGTTCATTTCCACATTGTCCTCCATGtttttcattctctctctcaCGCTCTCTCTTAAAAGAGCACCCTTTTaatttctttgattttatttttatgtattattaaAGATGTAAAGCAGACTGTTCAGTGACTTCCTCTCAACCACAGCTTTAAGCATGGCCGATAGTGGAAGTCGTAGAGCCTTCTTAATCTTAACATAAATCTTAGCAGTTTTACTAATTCtcctgtgcattttttttgtcataGTATAGAGAGCACATGAGATATATCACTGCAATAACTGATGCTAAAGAGATACAGTTGTTGTGAGAACAGCCTTTATATTTTTGGCTTCATACCATGTCCAGTTAGAGACAACGTAACAGAAACTGAAACTTGCAGACAGACAGTGGTTTTGCCAAAGGACTTACCGGCGGTTTAAATAGTTACACCTTACTAGCCCTAAGTTGCTTTCCAAACTGTCTTTATtccagttattattatttattacccCGTATAGATGCTGTTGCAGGCATTCCTCATAGACTTTGGTGCTTTGGTATTAACATGATAGCATGAAGCAGTTACTGGAGATTTGTTAGCTGTACATCCATATCCATCCCACAGGTACTCATTGGATTAAGATCTGGTGACAGTCACGaccatttgagtacagtaaaCTCATTGACAGTTTCAAGAGACAGGTTTGAGATTGTTTGAATATAGCAGATTATTCTGCCAGAAGCATCCATCATAAAATGGATACGCTGGTCATAAAGAGGTGGACATGATCAGCAACAATATTTAAGTAGGCTGTGTGGTTTTTAAGCAATGCTCAGTTATTACTAGGAGTTCTAAGAAAATATCCTTCACAACATTAAACAACCAGAACCaatgatacaaggcaggatggatccacgcttgttttttaaagacaaattcTGACGCCACCATCCAAAAAACTTATAACAAAGTGGGAATTGTTAGAGGTGGTTGTAGTCAGGAGATCTAATAATCAATAGGTTGGTGATCAGATCCCTGGCTGCTtaagtctgcatgccaaatatctttTGGAGCTCAGCTAGAGTGAACAAGTGTACCTGATGAAGTGGCAGTGTTGAACTAACAGCATGCAGCTCCTGGCAGACAAATGTGTTTGGTCCAGCACAACTTTCCacacatgaaatatttttgAGTTTGACATTTAATGTGGTTAAAAAAGTTAATGTCATTGTttagaaatgtttaaaaatataaaatcaagTGAATAACATTGTATCTTTTATCTATCTAAAAGCACTTTCTAAGGCCCTCTGCATTGTTCtcttaacaaaaacacaaaacaagcaaaGCCACATGCAACAACTACACTGACAGACAAAGGCTTTGGTGGGCCATTTCTCCACTCTTTGACCAAACACTGAAGCTGTTTACTGAGAACAGAGCTCACTGTGCCCTTCAACAGGATATGACATG encodes:
- the LOC100695534 gene encoding uncharacterized protein LOC100695534 isoform X4, which translates into the protein MTFLKGTFLRIKGLEPTINDTIQVFPSDYVHPGDPVTLQCSVLSNPENKTCPQNHSVFWFSVRSDKSHPNVIYTNENSDKCEKIQEASFTQKCVYSFSKNVSSDDAGSYYCAVATCGQIIFGNGIRLDVTAVTTWNLQKANTAIFLLCAGLVTSLVVIAFLIYTIKEKKCNCCKAKISVFQTDVGTVSGEEQSQQTVEDSVVYSSTTFTWRKTDKVEQRSSRKAEEKTVYTGVRDL
- the LOC100695534 gene encoding signal-regulatory protein beta-2 isoform X3, whose translation is MLIIFCILLSFNVCRCTDDLFFGTKTMGAGENVTLTCARPASDYDATLYWIRIVSGSWPEFLGGTFAFDYVGVNKTPHITTKQEPGTFILEITEVNQSDTGLYYCIKVKLLAMTFLKGTFLRIKGLEPTINDTIQVFPSDYVHPGDPVTLQCSVLSNPENKTCPQNHSVFWFSVRSDKSHPNVIYTNENSDKCEKIQEASFTQKCVYSFSKNVSSDDAGSYYCAVATCGQIIFGNGIRLDVTAVTTWNLQKANTAIFLLCAGLVTSLVVIAFLIYTIKEKKCNCCKDVGTVSGEEQSQQTVEDSVVYSSTTFTWRKTDKVEQRSSRKAEEKTVYTGVRDL
- the LOC100695534 gene encoding signal-regulatory protein beta-2 isoform X1 yields the protein MLIIFCILLSFNVCRCTDDLFFGTKTMGAGENVTLTCARPASDYDATLYWIRIVSGSWPEFLGGTFAFDYVGVNKTPHITTKQEPGTFILEITEVNQSDTGLYYCIKVKLLAMTFLKGTFLRIKGLEPTINDTIQVFPSDYVHPGDPVTLQCSVLSNPENKTCPQNHSVFWFSVRSDKSHPNVIYTNENSDKCEKIQEASFTQKCVYSFSKNVSSDDAGSYYCAVATCGQIIFGNGIRLDVTAVTTWNLQKANTAIFLLCAGLVTSLVVIAFLIYTIKEKKCNCCKAKISVFQTDVGTVSGEEQSQQTVEDSVVYSSTTFTWRKTDKVEQRSSRKAEEKTVYTGVRDL
- the LOC100695534 gene encoding uncharacterized protein LOC100695534 isoform X2 translates to MLIIFCILLSFNVCRCTDDLFFGTKTMGAGENVTLTCARPASDYDATLYWIRIVSGSWPEFLGGTFAFDYVGVNKTPHITTKQEPGTFILEITEVNQSDTGLYYCIKVKLLAMTFLKGTFLRIKGLEPTINDTIQVFPSDYVHPGDPVTLQCSVLSNPENKTCPQNHSVFWFSVRSDKSHPNVIYTNENSDKCEKIQEASFTQKCVYSFSKNVSSDDAGSYYCAVATCGQIIFGNGIRLDVTVTTWNLQKANTAIFLLCAGLVTSLVVIAFLIYTIKEKKCNCCKAKISVFQTDVGTVSGEEQSQQTVEDSVVYSSTTFTWRKTDKVEQRSSRKAEEKTVYTGVRDL